DNA sequence from the Euzebyales bacterium genome:
TGTGCAATCGTCGCACGACAGCGCGTTCGACAGATGACCGGGTGTGCGTCGCAAGGCCCTTTCCGGTCGCACCGGACGATTCCGCGGGCTACGGAGCGCGGCCCGGGACCAGACGAGGGGCATGACGTCGACGTGCAACCGACGGCCGGTCACCGGCTGAGCACGTCGTCGACGCACGCCGCCAGGCCGTGGTCGTCACGAACGCACGGTGGGTGCGTCACGGCTGCAGCGTCGCCTCGCGCCCGGTCACCGCCCCGACCGCGTCGGCCGCGTCAGGCTCGTGGATGACCCGGTGTGCGACGCCGGCCAGCGCCGCCAGCGGCATCGACAGCACCACGAGGAACAGGCTCGCGACGAACAGATCGGGGACCGCCAGGCCGAGCAGACCACCGAGGACGAATGAACCGACCACCAGGAACACCGCGTTCAGCACACAGACCCAGAACATCGCCGGCCAGATCGCGGCGAGCGCCTGTCCCGCCCGGCCGCCCAACCGGCCCGCCCATCGCGTCACCGGGGCGTGCGCTCCCCCGGCCACCAGGCCCGCGAGCATCCCGAGGATCGGAGGACCGAATCCACCGCCCACGAGCAGCATGGCGGCGGACAGCAGCACCAAGCCGGTTCCGGCGCGAGGACGGTCAAGCGCGCGCCAGGACCAGGCGATGACTGCGGACGACGCGAGCACGGTGAGCACGCCGGTGATGAGCAGACTGGGAACGACGGTCATCGCGGGTTCCCCGCCCAGATTCCGCGCGATGGGACCGTCGACCCAGGAGTCGAACACGATCCCGGCTGGCGACGCGCTGCCCTGGACCATCTCTCCAACGCCGTGGACCAGTCCGCCCACCCCGGCGAGGGTGCCGCACACCGCTGCCAGCGTGCGCACGCGGACGATCCGCTGCTCGGCTGGTGCAGCCATGGGCGCCACCTCCACCGCCATGGTGGCCACCGCAGCGGGCGCGTCGCCGGGGCCAATGACCCGCACCCGACGACCGAACGTCACGTCACCACCCTGTGCCCGGGTGTAGCGCAGATGTTATGACCTACCGGCGCGGCACCTGCCGGCGCCGGTAGGTGGTGGGCGACACGGTCAGACCCCGGCCGCCGCGAGGGACCCGTGCGGGGTGCCCGCACGGTCGTGCAGGTACAGGCGCGTGGCGACGATCCCGAACGCGCGGGCGCGCGCGATGGCGGGTTCGGCGCGATCGGCGAGCACGTCGAGTGCGACGCCGGCGATCTGGACGTCCCGCGCCCGGCGGACGACGGAGGCGACGTCGGCCTCCACCGCGGCGATGCCCTCACGGTCGATGTCGTCGGCAATGCGGTACAGGTACCGGTCGATGGTGCCCATGGCGTCCTCCTCACTCGGTGTTGTCGACGTCCACGATAGGGTTGCATGATCATCATTACCAGCGATAGTATTTGGTCTTAGCGATAAGCGGAGCTGATGTACATGGTGACTGCACGGGACCTGGAGATCCGCCACTTGATCACGCTGCGAGCCGTGGCGACGGCCGGCACGTTCGGCCGCGCCGCCGACCTGCTCGGCTACACGCAGTCGGCGGTCAGCCAGCAGATCGGCGCGCTCGAGCGTGTCGTCGGCGCGCCGTTGTTCGACCGCCCGGGCGGCCCGCGCCCGGTGGAGCTCACACCGCTGGGGGCGCTGCTCGTCGACCACGCGCGCGACGTGATAGCACGCGCCGAGACCGCGGCCGCCGACATCGAGCGATTCCGCGCCGGCGCCATCGGACGGGTCGACATCGGCACCTTCCAGAGCGTGTCGACGGCGCTGCTGCCCGAGCTGATCGGTCGCCTGCGCGCCGAACGACCGGACGTCGAGGCGCGTCTGCTCGAGATAGACGACGAGGAGGAGCTCGCGCGCCGGGTCCTCGACGGCGAACTGGATCTGACGTTCATGGCGGCCGACCAGCCAAAGGAGGGCATCGAGTACGAGGTGCTCTTCGTCGACCCGTTCGTGCTCGTGGCGTTGCCGGACGACGTGGGCGACGGGCCCGTCCCCGTCGACGCGCTCCGCGGCCGGGCGCTGATCGGGCAGACCGACAACCTGTGCCAGCGGCGTGTCGACGACAACCTGCGGGCGTGCGGGTTGGAACCCGACTACGTGTTCCGCGCCAACGACAACGCCGCGGTCATCGGCATGGTCCGCGCCAACGTCGGCATGGCGGTCATGCCAATGCTCGCCGTCGACACCGATGACCCCCGCGTGGCCATCCGCGATCTCGATCCGCCGGTCCCGCCCAGGCGCGTCTCGATCGGATGGCGCCGCGACCGCACGCTGTCGCCGACGGCCGCCCGCTTGGTGGAGCTCGCCCGCGAGATGACCCGTCACCTGCGGGAACGCAGCCTGGCCACCGTGGGCTGACCGACCCGAGGCCCTCGCGCAGCCACCCGTGGGGGTTGCTCCCTCCGCACGACATGCTTGGCTACAGGTACGTCATCGAGGGGAGATGACCGTGCCAGCACACCGCCTCCGCACCGACCTGAGCCACCTGGTCAGCTGGACGCTGCTGGCCAGTGCCGCCGCCACCATCGCCACCGGGATCATCGCCGATGCGTGGGCGACCGCCGGATCGACCAGGACGGATGCGCCGTGACGGCGTACGACGCGCTCGCGTCCGTCTACGACTGGCTCGTGCCCGACATGCTGTTGGAACCGGAAGGGGCGTTCACCGCGTTCGCCGGGATCGTGGCGGACCTACCGGCCGGGGCACGCGTGCTCGACTGCGCGTGCGGCACCGGCCAGCTGGCTGTCGGTCTGGCCCTCCACGGCTTCGACGTCACCGCGTCGGATGCCAGCCCGGGCATGGTGGACCGCACCCGGGCGCTGGCCGCCGCCCACCACGCCGAGGTGCGGACGGCGGTGAGCCGCTGGGAGGACCTGCGCGGCACCGTCGACGGCCGCTTCGACGCCGTCTTCTGCGTCGGCAACTCGCTGACGCACGCCGAGGGCGCGACCGGACGGCGCGCGGCACTGGCGGCGATGGCAGACGTGCTCACGCCGCGGGGCGCGTTGGCCGTGACGTCACGCAACTGGGAGCGGTTGCGCGACCGGCGGCCGGGTCTGGAGGTCGATGACGCGCTCGTGCAACGCGCGGGCCGAGCCGGCCTTGCGATCCGATCCTGGTCGCTGCCCGAGGAGTGGGAGGCGCCCCACCACCTCGAGGTGGCGGTGGCGGTGCTCGACGGTCGACAGGTCGTCGATGTCGTCGGTGAGCGGTTGACGTTCTGGCCGTTCACGCACCGCCAACTGACCGACGAGTTGCACGCGGCGGGCCTGAAGCCGACGTCGAGCAGCCACGGCCCCGACGTCGACCGTTACGTGGTGGTCGCCCGCCGGGGCAACGCCGGCTGACGCGCGAGCAGCCCACACGGACCGGCCGCGTCAGCACGCGACCGCAGCGTCCGGCTGCGGGCCGTCCTCGAGGCGGTGCGAGGCGGGCACCAACGCGAGGGCGATGAGCACGACCAGCATGCCCGACCCGACCAGCACCGCCTGCGGTCCGAACGCGGACGCGAGCAAGGGTGCCACGGCCAGCGGCGTCAGGTCGCCCGCACGTTCGTGCAGTTGCATCGCTCCCATCGCCCGACCGATCAACGCGTCGGGCGTCTCGACCTGCACCAGGGTGCGCACGCTCGGCGACAGCAGGCCCAGCAGCGCCCCCCACACCAACGCGCCGACGATGACGACGGTCAGCGTGGCGGTGCCCGAGTACAGCATCGCGCCCAGACCGCAGGCCGCCGCGAGCACCGTGACCCGAGGCAGGGTGGCGAACCGCCGCGGAGCCCGGTCGACCAGCACGGCGCCGCACGCCATGCCCAGCCCGAACACCGAGTTGACCCAGCCGAGTGTGGCCGCGTCGGCCTGCAGGGTCTCGCGGAAGTACAGCGGCTCCAGCGCCGCGAAGAAACCGATCGACAACCACATGACGGCACCCACGGAGAACACGTGACGGATGCGCGGCCGGCGGTACGCGTACCGCAGGCCCGCGGTCATCTCACGCCAGCCCAGCGATGCCCGCTCGTCGGTGTCGTAGGCGATCCGCTGCGGCAGCCGGCTGCACAGTGCGACCGCCAGCAGCGACGTGGCCGCATCGGCCACGAACACCGCCGCGAGCCCGACCACGGTGCTCAGCAGCGCAGCGCCGGCCGGCCCGAGCACGAACGCCCCGGTGAACGCGACCTCGAGCGCGGCGTTGGCTCGGCCGAGCCTGTCCGGATCGTTCGTCAGCACCGGCGGGAACGACGCGACGGCGTTGAACACGACCATCGACGAGAAGCTGACGGCGGCCACGGCCGGTGTCAGCTGGGCGAGCGTGGACGGCAGCATGAGCGCCAGCGTCGACGGGACGACCAGGATCTCGCCGACGAGCAGCAGGCGCTTGGGGCCGTACCGGTCCACCAGCGCACCGCTCACCGCCGAGCCGACGAGCCCGGCGACACCCATGACCGCCATCACCAGCGCCAGCTGCGACGGCGTCGCGTCCATCTCGAAGGCCGCCCGACCCCAGATGCCGACGAAGAACGTGCCTTCGGCGCCGGCCGCGGACAGCAGCCTCGCCAACGCCAGCCGCCGTATCTCCCGATCTCTGAACATGTCATCGGCCCTCTTGCGGTCCGCTTGCCGGTCGCCGCGACGACGGTGCCCGACGGCGCTGTCAGCGCGCTTACATCCGTGCGACGGCATCGGCGTCCCGCCTGACAGCGACCTGACAGCGCCATGAAAGCGCCGGCGTCCATCGTTCCGGCATCGAACGACGCGGCCGGTGCACGGATCCGGCCACCGACCGGCGCGACGGCGATCCGCGCGGCGCCAGCAGCAAGGAGCAGGACATGACCACGACCGTGGAGCCAACGATCACGAGCGACGCCGACACGTTCGCCGAGCACCTCTTCGGTGCGGCGAACCACACGCTGGAGATCATGAGCGCCTACATCGGCGACCGCCTCGGGTGGTACCGCGCGCTGGCCGAGGCCAGCGCGACCCCCGACGAGCTGGCGCAGCGCACCGGCACCCATGTGCGCTACACCCGCGAGTGGCTCGAGCAGCAGGCGGTCGTGGGCTGGGTCGACGTCACCGAGGAGGAGGGCGGCCGCCGGTACCAGCTGTCGCCGGCCGCGGCCGAGGTCCTGACCGACGAGCACAGCCTGCTGTACCTCGCACCGCTCGCGCGGATGCTGGGGGTGTTCGTGCAGATGCCGGAGCTGCTGGACGCCTACCGCTCGGGCGGAGGGGTGAGCTGGCAGCAGTTCGGCGCCGACGCGCGCGAGTCGCAGGCGGACATGAACCGCCCGTGGTTCGAGCACGAGCTACCCGGAGCGCTGGCCGGCACACGCCGGGTCGACCGGGTGTTGCGGCGGCCGGGCGCGAAGATCGCCGACATCGGGTTCGGCGGCGGATGGTCGAGCATCGCCATCGCCCGCGCCTACCCCGACGCGACCGTGCACGGCTTCGACATAGACGAGGCGTCGGTCGAGATGGCGCGACGCAACGCCTTCGAGGCCGGGGTCGCCGACCGCGTCACGTTCACACACGCGGACGCCGGGACGATCGATGGCAGCTACGACGCCGTGTTCTTCTTCGAGTGCGTCCACGACATGCCCCGCCCGGTCGAGGTGCTGGCTGCGGCGCGCCGGATGGTCCGACCCGACGGCGTCGTCGTGGTGATGGACGAAGCGGTCGGTGACGAGTTCACCGCACCTGGCGACGACGTCGAGCGGCTGATGTACGGGCTGAGCCTGATGATCTGCCTGCCCGACGGCATGGCGCACCAGCCGTCGGCCGGCACCGGCACCGTCTTCCGCCCGCGGACGCTGCGTCGGTACGCGCAGGAGGCCGGCTTCCGCGACATCGACGTGCTGCCGATCGAGGACTTCGGGTTCTGGCGCTTCTACCAACTGCACCTGTGACCCGACCGATCCGACCGCACCCGGGTGTCACATCGGCCACGGCGGCCACCGCACCCGGGTGCGACCCGCGTGCGAAGGCACCGCGACGGCCCCCGGATCCGCTCCCGGCGCCGGGGGGAACGGCGTGCTCAGACATCGTCGGTCGGCAGCGCGTCGGCCAGCCGATCGAGCACATCGCGCGTCCATGCGATCGCCTGGTCGTCGGACATCGCCACGCCCCGCGCCCGGGCGGTCGCGAACCCCGCCTCACCCAGCCGGGCCGACAGCTCGGCGGCCGCGGCGGCGAGACGTTGCGCGTCGGCACCGAACGCCGGTGAGGACGTCGAGCGGCTGAGCACGATGCCGTGCAGCACGGCTGCGTGCTCGTTGGCACCCAGCCGCAGCAGCAGGCCGACGATGCTGCGCACCGCGACCCACTGCTGCGTCCAGTTGCGTGCACGGCGCCAGCGGTCGATGGTCTCGCGGAACAACTCGACCGCACGGGATGCATTGCCGTGGCGCGCGTGCAGCGAGGCCGCGGTCACCAACGTCACTCCGACCAGGAACCGGTCGTCGAACGCACGGCTGTAGGCCAGTGCCTCCTCGGCGACCGGCAACGCCCGCTCGGGCTCGTGCTCCACCAGCGCCTCGGTCAGCGCATACGTCGCCCACGCGACACTGGCCGGCGTGCCCTCACGTCGACCGGCCGCCAGGATGCGCTCGGCCGCGGTGATGGCCGCGTCGGTCCTGCCGCTGTAGGCCTGGGCCAGCACGCGGCTGACGCGCAGCCACACGTCGAACAGGCGGCTCGCCCCTGAGGGCGCCACCTGCTCGAGGACATCAGCAAGGGCGAGCACGTCGTCGAGCCGGCCCTCGTACAGCGCGACCTCCGACAGCGCGTACGTCGCCGTGTAGACGGCGGGGTCGTGCGGGTCCGCGCAGTGGGCGAGACCGCGTTCGGCCAGCGCCGTCGCGGCCTCCAGGTCGCCGCGGAACCGGGCACTGAGCGCGGCCGCACCGTACGCCGCGGTCATCAACGCCGGATCGACGCCGGCATCCTCGGCCGCCGTGACCGTGGTCTCGGCCCACGTGTAGGCCTCACCGTGCGCCCGGTGCTCCGCGTACGGCGGCAGCGCGGCGACCAGGCGTAGCGCGAGGGGAAGGTCGTGCGCGGTGGCCCACCCGTGCGCGGCGCGCAGTTCGTCGATGGCGTGATCGAGGGTGGCCGCAGCCCGCTGTGGTCCCACATCGGACAGATCCACGGCCACGCGCTCGGCGAGGTCGGTGTAGTACGCGGCGTGCGCACGCCGCGCGCGCGCCATCGCGTCGCCGTCGCCGAGGCGTTCGCGCCCGTACGAACGCAGCGTCTCGAGCAGCGCATACGTGGCGGAGCCCGAGGACGTGTGCGCGCCGAGCATCGACGCGTCGACGAGGGCGGCGACCGCGTCGGCCACATCGGCAGCGTCGATGGTCGCGTCCGCCGCGGCCACGACGTGCTCGGCCGCCTCGAGGGTGAAGCCTCCGGCGAACACCGACACCAGGTCGAAGACACGCCGCGCCCGCTCGCCGAGCAGGTCGTACGACCAGTCGACGACCGCCCGCAGCGTGCGGTGGCGGTCGGCACCCGTCCGCCGCCCGCCGCGCAGCACCCGGAACCGCCAGGACAGTCGCTCCGCC
Encoded proteins:
- a CDS encoding LysR family transcriptional regulator; its protein translation is MVTARDLEIRHLITLRAVATAGTFGRAADLLGYTQSAVSQQIGALERVVGAPLFDRPGGPRPVELTPLGALLVDHARDVIARAETAAADIERFRAGAIGRVDIGTFQSVSTALLPELIGRLRAERPDVEARLLEIDDEEELARRVLDGELDLTFMAADQPKEGIEYEVLFVDPFVLVALPDDVGDGPVPVDALRGRALIGQTDNLCQRRVDDNLRACGLEPDYVFRANDNAAVIGMVRANVGMAVMPMLAVDTDDPRVAIRDLDPPVPPRRVSIGWRRDRTLSPTAARLVELAREMTRHLRERSLATVG
- a CDS encoding class I SAM-dependent methyltransferase — its product is MTAYDALASVYDWLVPDMLLEPEGAFTAFAGIVADLPAGARVLDCACGTGQLAVGLALHGFDVTASDASPGMVDRTRALAAAHHAEVRTAVSRWEDLRGTVDGRFDAVFCVGNSLTHAEGATGRRAALAAMADVLTPRGALAVTSRNWERLRDRRPGLEVDDALVQRAGRAGLAIRSWSLPEEWEAPHHLEVAVAVLDGRQVVDVVGERLTFWPFTHRQLTDELHAAGLKPTSSSHGPDVDRYVVVARRGNAG
- a CDS encoding MFS transporter; its protein translation is MFRDREIRRLALARLLSAAGAEGTFFVGIWGRAAFEMDATPSQLALVMAVMGVAGLVGSAVSGALVDRYGPKRLLLVGEILVVPSTLALMLPSTLAQLTPAVAAVSFSSMVVFNAVASFPPVLTNDPDRLGRANAALEVAFTGAFVLGPAGAALLSTVVGLAAVFVADAATSLLAVALCSRLPQRIAYDTDERASLGWREMTAGLRYAYRRPRIRHVFSVGAVMWLSIGFFAALEPLYFRETLQADAATLGWVNSVFGLGMACGAVLVDRAPRRFATLPRVTVLAAACGLGAMLYSGTATLTVVIVGALVWGALLGLLSPSVRTLVQVETPDALIGRAMGAMQLHERAGDLTPLAVAPLLASAFGPQAVLVGSGMLVVLIALALVPASHRLEDGPQPDAAVAC
- a CDS encoding class I SAM-dependent methyltransferase; translated protein: MTTTVEPTITSDADTFAEHLFGAANHTLEIMSAYIGDRLGWYRALAEASATPDELAQRTGTHVRYTREWLEQQAVVGWVDVTEEEGGRRYQLSPAAAEVLTDEHSLLYLAPLARMLGVFVQMPELLDAYRSGGGVSWQQFGADARESQADMNRPWFEHELPGALAGTRRVDRVLRRPGAKIADIGFGGGWSSIAIARAYPDATVHGFDIDEASVEMARRNAFEAGVADRVTFTHADAGTIDGSYDAVFFFECVHDMPRPVEVLAAARRMVRPDGVVVVMDEAVGDEFTAPGDDVERLMYGLSLMICLPDGMAHQPSAGTGTVFRPRTLRRYAQEAGFRDIDVLPIEDFGFWRFYQLHL